From Mustelus asterias chromosome 5, sMusAst1.hap1.1, whole genome shotgun sequence, a single genomic window includes:
- the dpy30 gene encoding protein dpy-30 homolog isoform X2 yields MAEEHGDTLAEPNLEGQMQRIVENEKLNAEKTSKQKVDLQSLPTRAYLDQTVVPILLQGLSVLAKERPPNPIEFLAAYLLKNKSQFEERN; encoded by the exons AGCATGGCGATACACTTGCAGAACCAAACCTGGAAGGACAGATGCAG AGGATAGTTGAAAATGAAAAACTGAATGCGGAGAAAACATCTAAACAGAAAGTGGATCTGCAGTCCCTTCCAACCCGGGCGTATCTGGATCAAACAGTGGTACCCATTCTTTTGCAAGGCCTTTCAGTTCTGgcaaaagaaag ACCTCCCAATCCTATTGAATTCTTGGCCGCTTACCTTCTGAAGAACAAGTCACAATTTGAAGAGAGAAATTAG
- the dpy30 gene encoding protein dpy-30 homolog isoform X1 has protein sequence MAEEHGDTLAEPNLEGQMQISENPHAEYGLSENVQRIVENEKLNAEKTSKQKVDLQSLPTRAYLDQTVVPILLQGLSVLAKERPPNPIEFLAAYLLKNKSQFEERN, from the exons AGCATGGCGATACACTTGCAGAACCAAACCTGGAAGGACAGATGCAG ATATCAGAAAATCCTCATGCGGAATATGGTCTCTCTGAGAACGTGCAG AGGATAGTTGAAAATGAAAAACTGAATGCGGAGAAAACATCTAAACAGAAAGTGGATCTGCAGTCCCTTCCAACCCGGGCGTATCTGGATCAAACAGTGGTACCCATTCTTTTGCAAGGCCTTTCAGTTCTGgcaaaagaaag ACCTCCCAATCCTATTGAATTCTTGGCCGCTTACCTTCTGAAGAACAAGTCACAATTTGAAGAGAGAAATTAG